From a region of the Campylobacter sp. genome:
- a CDS encoding class I SAM-dependent methyltransferase yields the protein MYFDRHFSLITGYRFLLKDVIKYIATIDSFFDSKYKILDIGCGKKPYKKLLKKSDYVGLDVCECEYANPDIIGSSENIPCENDNFDAIMTVFVLDDSFYIKKTFYEISRVLKDGGYYFALEAQNASIHNPPFDFFRFAPNAMIKLAKEVNLELIRYDTYGGDFANVGFCFISIIRNTLSSLRIEPFLGPIFYLPINVIFRLLDLIGRLKVFKNKYKNNSLGYFYVFKKVENA from the coding sequence ATGTATTTTGACAGACATTTTTCTTTGATTACCGGATATAGATTCTTGTTAAAAGACGTTATAAAATATATAGCGACAATAGATTCTTTTTTTGATTCTAAGTATAAAATTTTAGATATAGGTTGCGGAAAAAAACCATATAAGAAATTACTAAAAAAATCTGATTACGTAGGTCTTGATGTGTGTGAATGCGAATATGCAAATCCGGATATAATAGGTAGCTCTGAAAATATCCCTTGCGAGAATGATAATTTTGATGCAATTATGACAGTTTTTGTTTTAGATGATTCTTTTTATATTAAGAAGACTTTTTATGAAATTTCAAGAGTGCTTAAAGATGGTGGGTATTATTTTGCTCTTGAAGCGCAAAATGCAAGCATACATAATCCCCCCTTTGATTTTTTTAGATTTGCTCCAAATGCCATGATTAAGCTAGCAAAAGAAGTAAATTTAGAACTTATAAGATATGATACATATGGCGGAGATTTTGCAAACGTAGGCTTTTGTTTTATATCAATTATACGAAATACACTAAGTAGTCTCAGGATAGAACCCTTTTTGGGCCCTATATTTTACTTGCCGATAAACGTAATTTTTAGACTTCTAGATCTAATAGGTAGATTAAAGGTGTTTAAAAATAAATATAAAAATAATTCCTTGGGGTATTTCTATGTTTTTAAGAAAGTAGAGAATGCTTAA
- a CDS encoding heparinase II/III family protein, with translation MLYYLKRLYSTPFRIVLMKLFNKITVFLNNFINRRTDFINKNTHINFNIPIIKTSYISTKELDLSNIDLDVARYLSKMYIEHKFDLLGSGWVKNSYDSAALGLEGYKYDMNVAAPANALEGYELIDWQKDFKSGFRWDEKKWYKDQRIAHKPGSDIKVPWELARFQHLPQLAIFAMANPSLKEQNLKEFKNQILDFIQNNPPRMGVNWTCTMDVGIRVANMLAAYDMFCQMDEGGILDQNFKQTFSSSVYEHALHIVNNLEYSPHLTSNHYLSDIAGLLQACAYLDGSGEMDAWLAFAVQEIICEMKKEFYEDGGNFESSTSYHRLSGELMAYSAALILGLKSEKISSLQNYDAKLWRKKPKLLPPDEQEFKISDGKIALPQWFVDRLYKIGRFTADITKPNGEIPQFGDNDSGRFFKFSPNGEFLSNEQAVRKYLNLSGFEGGDEPFWDENILNHSTLISCMDGIFDDEIFKNGICFERSFARALAGRTLQVGDKTYKSQVASGVKFSELPYQKRMEFKIPNSQEIKNLFYPDSGIFIFKSSKFYLAICATPLGQKGHGGHTHNDKLGYELRIDGLDIARDPGTYLYTPIPGRRNEFRSVKAHNVPIIGDLEQNSWGEGAIGLFGMFAECRCEVADFGENFISLAAEYKGVKIIRKFEVKEGSLEIIDIANREFYYSKFELYSNGYGKLMKNV, from the coding sequence ATGTTATATTATCTAAAGCGACTATATTCTACTCCATTTCGCATAGTTTTGATGAAGCTATTTAATAAAATAACTGTTTTTTTAAATAACTTTATCAATCGTCGCACTGATTTTATAAATAAAAATACTCATATAAATTTTAACATTCCGATCATCAAAACTAGCTATATAAGCACAAAAGAGCTCGACCTATCAAATATAGATCTGGATGTTGCAAGATATCTATCTAAAATGTACATTGAGCATAAATTTGATCTGCTCGGTAGCGGCTGGGTAAAAAATAGCTATGATAGCGCGGCACTCGGGCTTGAGGGCTACAAATACGATATGAACGTCGCAGCGCCCGCAAACGCGCTAGAGGGCTACGAGCTGATTGATTGGCAAAAGGATTTTAAAAGCGGCTTTCGCTGGGATGAAAAAAAATGGTACAAAGATCAGCGCATAGCCCATAAGCCCGGTAGCGATATAAAGGTGCCGTGGGAGCTTGCGAGATTTCAGCACTTGCCGCAGCTTGCTATTTTTGCGATGGCGAATCCGAGCTTAAAAGAGCAAAATTTAAAAGAATTTAAAAACCAAATTTTAGATTTTATCCAGAATAATCCGCCTCGAATGGGCGTAAATTGGACCTGCACGATGGACGTGGGTATCAGGGTCGCCAATATGCTGGCGGCTTACGATATGTTTTGCCAGATGGATGAGGGCGGAATTTTGGATCAAAATTTCAAGCAGACCTTTTCAAGTAGCGTCTACGAGCATGCGCTTCATATCGTAAATAATCTGGAGTATTCGCCGCATCTTACGTCAAATCACTATCTAAGCGACATCGCGGGTTTGCTGCAAGCTTGCGCGTATCTAGACGGCAGCGGCGAGATGGACGCATGGCTGGCGTTTGCCGTACAAGAGATAATCTGCGAAATGAAAAAGGAATTTTACGAAGACGGCGGAAATTTTGAGAGTTCTACGAGCTATCACCGCCTAAGTGGCGAGCTAATGGCATATAGCGCGGCTCTGATACTGGGTCTAAAAAGCGAAAAAATTTCATCTTTGCAAAATTACGACGCAAAGCTTTGGCGCAAAAAGCCGAAACTCTTGCCGCCGGACGAGCAGGAATTTAAAATTTCGGACGGCAAAATCGCGCTGCCGCAGTGGTTCGTGGACAGGCTGTATAAAATCGGCAGGTTTACCGCAGACATTACAAAACCAAACGGCGAAATACCGCAATTCGGCGATAACGACAGCGGTAGGTTTTTTAAATTTAGCCCAAACGGCGAGTTCTTGAGCAACGAACAAGCCGTGCGAAAATATCTAAATTTGAGCGGCTTTGAGGGCGGCGACGAGCCGTTTTGGGACGAAAATATCTTAAACCACTCCACGCTAATTAGCTGCATGGATGGGATTTTTGACGATGAGATATTTAAAAATGGTATTTGCTTTGAGCGGAGTTTTGCGAGAGCTCTTGCAGGGCGCACGCTGCAAGTAGGCGATAAAACATATAAAAGCCAGGTTGCTTCGGGCGTAAAATTTAGCGAACTGCCATATCAAAAAAGGATGGAATTTAAAATTCCAAATTCGCAAGAGATCAAAAATCTATTTTATCCGGACAGTGGAATTTTTATCTTTAAATCCAGCAAATTTTACCTCGCTATCTGCGCTACGCCGCTTGGGCAAAAGGGTCACGGCGGACATACGCACAACGATAAGCTGGGCTACGAGCTGCGGATAGACGGGCTGGATATAGCAAGAGATCCCGGCACCTATCTTTATACGCCGATCCCCGGCAGGAGAAATGAATTTAGAAGCGTCAAGGCCCACAACGTGCCGATTATAGGCGATTTGGAACAAAATAGTTGGGGCGAAGGAGCGATCGGATTATTTGGAATGTTTGCGGAATGCAGATGCGAAGTGGCGGATTTTGGAGAAAATTTTATAAGTCTCGCCGCAGAATACAAAGGCGTAAAGATAATTAGAAAATTTGAGGTAAAAGAGGGTAGCCTAGAGATTATTGATATAGCAAATAGGGAATTTTATTATAGTAAATTTGAGTTATATTCAAATGGATATGGGAAGTTGATGAAAAATGTCTAA
- a CDS encoding glycosyltransferase — MSKKVLMAVANYYTSPFQVGSHHYARAFEKLGYEVLFISNPISPIHKIFANSNELKERERIYKKGGESAGSIFYYVPRSLFTPQNKPFLSSNFVLNNWQNFTCPNLLNFIKERGFGEVDILWFDSPLFGFLLDTITYKKSILRIADYSKGFNAVSDTQFKAEINIANKVDAVIYTAKNLKEKYDQIKDKSKMKYVPNGIDLDFFKAADRSLPQELEDIPEPRVIYVGAIHDWFDVDLVYYCAKNLPNYSFIIIGPEQKDLSLLKKLKNIHILGSIPYAKIPAFLYNSQVGIIPFNVKDYPDLVNSINPLKMYEYLACGLKVVSVEWEQIKDMSDIIYLVNTKDEFCNAIKYSHGKEYDLQKLSWFCILKFFLKGIGIYVD; from the coding sequence ATGTCTAAAAAAGTTTTAATGGCCGTTGCGAATTACTATACTTCGCCGTTTCAGGTCGGCAGTCATCATTATGCCAGAGCATTTGAAAAACTAGGATATGAGGTGCTTTTTATCTCAAATCCCATCTCGCCGATACATAAAATTTTTGCAAATAGCAATGAGCTGAAAGAGCGGGAAAGAATTTATAAAAAAGGAGGTGAAAGTGCGGGGAGCATTTTTTATTATGTTCCGCGCTCCCTTTTTACTCCTCAAAACAAGCCATTTCTATCGTCGAATTTCGTTTTAAATAATTGGCAAAATTTTACGTGCCCGAATTTGCTAAATTTTATAAAAGAGCGGGGTTTTGGCGAGGTTGATATATTGTGGTTTGATAGCCCGTTGTTCGGCTTTTTGCTGGATACCATAACTTATAAAAAATCGATTTTAAGGATAGCTGATTATTCAAAAGGTTTTAATGCAGTTTCTGATACTCAGTTTAAAGCCGAGATAAATATCGCGAATAAGGTAGATGCAGTCATTTATACGGCCAAAAATTTAAAGGAAAAATACGATCAAATAAAAGATAAATCTAAAATGAAATATGTACCAAATGGCATTGATCTTGATTTCTTTAAAGCGGCAGATAGGTCTTTGCCGCAGGAGCTTGAAGATATTCCTGAGCCTAGGGTAATTTACGTAGGCGCAATACATGATTGGTTTGATGTGGATTTAGTATATTACTGTGCTAAAAATTTGCCAAATTATAGTTTTATTATAATAGGTCCGGAGCAAAAAGATCTATCTTTACTTAAAAAGCTAAAAAACATCCATATTTTGGGCTCTATTCCATATGCTAAGATCCCTGCGTTTTTATATAATTCGCAGGTGGGCATAATTCCTTTTAATGTTAAGGATTATCCTGATTTAGTAAATAGTATAAATCCTTTAAAGATGTATGAGTATCTTGCCTGTGGATTAAAAGTCGTCAGTGTTGAGTGGGAGCAGATTAAAGATATGAGTGATATAATTTATTTGGTTAATACAAAAGACGAGTTTTGCAATGCAATAAAATATAGCCATGGTAAAGAATATGATTTGCAGAAACTTTCTTGGTTCTGTATCTTAAAATTTTTTTTGAAGGGAATCGGTATATATGTGGATTAA
- a CDS encoding glycosyltransferase family 1 protein — protein MLFVNARFLTQNITGVQRFAIEISLWLKRILKDNIRFIAPKNIIHIDVAKELDVIRIGNLQGYLWEQLELSRFLVKRQNPLLLNLANMAPVFYKNKVTVIHSLSFLNKEWNSFLFHNMYKFLIPLIIKNSKFIFTVSNYTKQEILSYYKNIYNLHRNIDVVYNSYIVRSKNNIVSNIFNDNIEEYILYVGSVSKSKNIVNLIKAINNINSKNKKILLYIVGGCDQKIFRSSDIASNEYVRFVGQINDENILMAYYQNATAFVFPSLYESFGIPPIEAQACGCPVLCSGTTSLPEICGSGALYFDPTNIHDIEAKIELVLDNKNLQNELRAKGFENIKRFSWEESAHKIINLVNKL, from the coding sequence ATGCTGTTTGTCAATGCTAGGTTTTTAACCCAAAATATCACTGGAGTTCAAAGATTCGCAATTGAAATTTCATTGTGGCTTAAAAGGATATTGAAAGATAATATTCGATTCATTGCTCCAAAAAATATAATTCACATAGATGTGGCAAAAGAGTTAGATGTAATTCGTATTGGAAATTTACAAGGATATCTATGGGAGCAATTGGAATTATCAAGGTTTTTGGTAAAGAGACAGAACCCATTGTTATTAAATTTAGCCAATATGGCGCCAGTATTCTATAAAAATAAAGTTACGGTCATACATAGTTTGTCTTTTTTAAATAAGGAATGGAATTCTTTTTTATTTCATAATATGTATAAATTTCTAATTCCGTTGATAATAAAAAATAGTAAATTCATTTTTACGGTAAGTAATTATACGAAACAGGAAATATTATCATACTATAAAAATATATATAATTTACATCGCAATATAGATGTTGTATATAATAGTTATATTGTTCGAAGTAAAAATAACATAGTAAGTAATATTTTTAATGACAATATTGAAGAATATATTTTATATGTTGGATCGGTTTCTAAGAGTAAAAATATAGTAAATTTGATTAAAGCTATAAATAATATAAATAGTAAAAATAAAAAAATTCTATTATACATAGTGGGCGGCTGTGATCAAAAAATATTTCGTTCAAGCGATATAGCTAGTAACGAATACGTAAGATTTGTTGGACAAATTAATGATGAAAATATCTTAATGGCTTATTATCAGAATGCGACCGCTTTTGTTTTTCCATCATTATATGAAAGCTTTGGAATTCCACCGATTGAAGCCCAGGCATGTGGTTGCCCGGTATTGTGTTCAGGAACTACGAGTTTGCCGGAGATTTGCGGTAGCGGTGCTTTGTATTTTGATCCAACAAATATTCATGACATAGAAGCAAAGATAGAATTGGTTTTAGATAATAAAAATTTACAAAACGAGCTTCGCGCTAAAGGTTTTGAAAATATTAAGCGATTCAGCTGGGAGGAATCGGCACATAAAATTATAAATTTAGTAAAT